One part of the Helicobacter cetorum MIT 99-5656 genome encodes these proteins:
- the crdA gene encoding copper resistance determinant CrdA, giving the protein MKKLATLFLASLLSVASLSAWEQTIQTSDLEIKMKSVGNPTKGDNTFILTPTLNDKALEKATIRVQFIMPEMSGMPAMKETAQISEKNGTYEAKANLSMNGTWQVRVDIKSKEGKTYRAKTSIDL; this is encoded by the coding sequence ATGAAAAAGTTAGCCACTTTATTTTTAGCAAGTTTATTGAGTGTTGCTAGTTTAAGTGCATGGGAGCAGACCATTCAAACAAGTGATTTAGAAATCAAAATGAAATCTGTAGGTAACCCCACTAAAGGCGATAATACCTTTATCCTAACCCCTACTCTTAATGACAAAGCCTTAGAAAAAGCTACCATTAGGGTGCAATTTATTATGCCTGAAATGTCCGGTATGCCAGCAATGAAAGAAACGGCGCAAATTAGTGAGAAAAACGGCACTTATGAAGCTAAGGCTAATCTCTCTATGAATGGGACATGGCAAGTGAGAGTGGATATTAAATCCAAAGAAGGCAAAACTTATCGCGCAAAAACTAGCATAGATTTGTAA